One genomic segment of Trichococcus shcherbakoviae includes these proteins:
- a CDS encoding branched-chain amino acid ABC transporter permease: MKQFNKTNLGWLILIAVMAVVLFVGVSTNMISPFYQITLVTILINIILAIGLNLVIGFSGQFSLGHAGFMAIGAYSGAIIGDRMEGLAGFFVGLVVGMIISIIVALIVGIPTLRLKGDYLAIATLGVAEIIRILILNMGELTNGARGISGISFPFESNTGFIMVLFVILVVTTILTVNYINSSPGRATIAIREDEIAAESMGVNATTYKVIAFMIGAATASIAGSMYGTYFSVITPGDFTFQKSIDVLIIVVFGGIGSVTGTVVAAVVLGVLNTYLQSFGELRMIFYALAIIAIMVFRPGGLLGNREFTMSALLKRFAKKDSAKKEVQ; the protein is encoded by the coding sequence ATGAAACAATTCAATAAAACAAATCTAGGTTGGCTCATTCTTATCGCTGTGATGGCTGTTGTACTGTTCGTCGGCGTCAGCACAAATATGATTTCTCCCTTCTACCAGATTACTTTAGTGACAATCTTGATAAACATCATCCTGGCGATCGGACTGAATCTGGTAATCGGATTTTCCGGACAGTTCTCTCTGGGACATGCCGGGTTTATGGCAATCGGTGCCTACAGTGGCGCCATCATCGGCGATAGGATGGAAGGCTTGGCCGGTTTCTTTGTCGGATTGGTTGTGGGCATGATCATCTCCATCATCGTGGCTTTGATCGTCGGAATACCGACGCTCCGTCTGAAAGGTGACTACTTGGCGATTGCGACATTGGGTGTAGCGGAAATCATCCGTATCCTGATTTTGAACATGGGTGAACTTACCAATGGCGCGCGCGGAATCAGCGGCATTTCGTTCCCTTTCGAATCGAATACTGGTTTCATCATGGTCTTGTTCGTGATATTGGTCGTAACGACCATCCTTACAGTCAACTACATCAACAGCAGCCCTGGCCGTGCGACCATCGCCATCCGCGAGGATGAGATCGCTGCCGAGTCGATGGGGGTCAACGCAACGACTTACAAAGTCATCGCCTTCATGATTGGTGCAGCGACTGCCAGCATTGCCGGCTCCATGTACGGCACTTATTTCAGCGTAATCACTCCGGGTGATTTCACTTTCCAAAAATCGATCGACGTGCTGATCATTGTTGTGTTCGGCGGTATCGGCAGTGTAACCGGAACAGTCGTCGCAGCCGTTGTGTTGGGTGTCCTGAACACGTATCTGCAATCGTTCGGTGAGCTGCGGATGATTTTTTACGCGCTTGCCATCATCGCCATCATGGTATTCCGTCCAGGCGGATTATTGGGTAACCGCGAATTCACGATGTCCGCTTTGTTGAAGCGCTTTGCGAAAAAAGACTCTGCTAAGAAGGAGGTCCAATAA
- a CDS encoding ABC transporter ATP-binding protein encodes MSLLEVKELTKNFGGLAAVSNVDFAIEENELVGLIGPNGAGKTTFFNLLTGVYVPTEGTIELEIDNKKVLLNGKAPYKITDLGLARTFQNIRLFKELTVLDNVLIAMHSTMGENTFHSLLRTPTYYRKEAEMREKALELLAIFELEKKYEILAKNLPYGEQRRLEIVRALATNPKILFLDEPAAGMNPQETAELTALIRKIQKDFKITVVLIEHDMSLVMNVCERIYVLEYGRLLAKGTPEEIQKNPAVIKAYLGGD; translated from the coding sequence ATGAGCCTATTAGAAGTAAAAGAATTGACCAAAAACTTCGGCGGTCTGGCCGCTGTATCGAATGTCGATTTTGCGATCGAAGAAAATGAATTGGTCGGTCTGATCGGTCCTAACGGAGCTGGTAAAACGACCTTCTTCAACCTGCTGACGGGTGTTTACGTTCCGACAGAAGGCACAATCGAATTGGAGATCGACAACAAAAAAGTATTGTTGAACGGCAAAGCGCCTTACAAAATTACGGACCTCGGCTTGGCGCGTACATTCCAGAATATCCGTCTCTTCAAGGAACTGACGGTTCTCGACAATGTGCTGATCGCGATGCACAGCACCATGGGTGAAAATACTTTCCACAGCTTGCTGCGCACGCCGACTTATTACCGCAAGGAAGCCGAAATGCGTGAAAAAGCTTTGGAACTGTTGGCCATTTTCGAATTGGAAAAGAAATACGAGATATTGGCGAAAAACCTTCCTTACGGTGAACAACGTCGTTTGGAAATCGTCCGCGCCTTGGCGACGAATCCGAAAATCCTCTTTCTGGACGAACCGGCAGCCGGCATGAATCCGCAAGAAACTGCGGAATTGACTGCTTTGATCCGCAAAATACAGAAAGATTTCAAAATCACTGTCGTACTGATCGAACATGATATGTCCTTGGTCATGAATGTGTGCGAAAGAATCTATGTGCTGGAATACGGCCGTCTGCTTGCCAAAGGAACACCGGAAGAAATCCAAAAAAATCCAGCCGTAATCAAGGCTTATCTAGGAGGCGACTAA
- a CDS encoding ABC transporter ATP-binding protein, whose product MIQAIKDISFEVNEGEIVTLIGANGAGKSTILRTISGLVKPSSGEIEYLGKPIHNVATRKIVEQGIAQVPEGRHVFKGLTVQENLDLGSFTRKDKQNFAGDLEAVFERFPILRERKNQDAATLSGGEQQMLAMGRALMTKPKLLLLDEPSMGLAPIFIKEIFHIIQDIQKQGTTILLIEQNANVALKIANRGYVLETGNIVLTGTGEELLASDEVQKAYLGG is encoded by the coding sequence ATGATCCAAGCCATCAAAGATATCAGCTTTGAAGTGAATGAAGGCGAAATCGTGACTTTGATCGGAGCCAACGGAGCTGGGAAGTCCACCATTTTGCGTACGATTTCCGGGTTGGTAAAACCATCTTCAGGCGAAATCGAATATTTGGGGAAACCTATCCATAATGTGGCGACCAGAAAAATCGTTGAACAAGGGATCGCCCAAGTTCCGGAAGGTCGCCATGTATTCAAAGGTTTGACCGTACAGGAAAACCTTGATTTGGGAAGCTTCACCCGCAAAGACAAGCAGAACTTTGCCGGTGATCTGGAGGCGGTATTCGAACGTTTCCCGATTCTGCGCGAAAGAAAAAATCAGGATGCAGCCACTTTGTCGGGCGGAGAACAACAGATGTTGGCGATGGGCCGTGCTTTGATGACGAAGCCGAAGCTGTTGCTTCTGGATGAGCCTTCGATGGGGCTGGCGCCAATCTTCATCAAGGAAATCTTCCATATAATCCAAGATATCCAAAAGCAAGGCACGACGATCCTGCTGATCGAACAAAATGCCAACGTTGCGCTTAAAATCGCGAATCGAGGTTATGTATTGGAGACGGGAAATATCGTATTGACCGGAACCGGGGAAGAATTATTAGCAAGTGACGAAGTTCAGAAAGCTTACTTAGGAGGCTAA
- a CDS encoding CBS domain-containing protein — MDVQSYMSTDLVTIQPSTKIIEALDLMKEHKIHRLPVVQGETIVGLITEGIIERNTPSSMTSLDMHEVNYLLNKTTVADIMEKRVVTINKEALLEEAAVMMRENGISVLPVVEAGNRLIGIITEKDIFSAFIDVLGYYTPGVRVVVNIHEDKKGVLEDLTDIFSDENINIQQIATYRKMGYVQVVIQLESKDIDGIRARLEEHGYEIGSIIYKPERV, encoded by the coding sequence ATGGATGTACAGAGCTATATGTCAACGGATTTAGTAACGATTCAACCTTCAACAAAAATCATCGAAGCTTTGGATTTGATGAAGGAGCACAAGATTCACCGTCTGCCGGTCGTGCAAGGCGAGACCATCGTGGGCCTGATCACGGAGGGCATCATCGAACGCAATACGCCTTCCAGCATGACCAGCCTGGATATGCATGAAGTCAACTATCTGTTGAATAAAACAACAGTGGCCGACATCATGGAAAAACGCGTCGTGACAATCAACAAGGAAGCTCTTTTGGAAGAAGCTGCAGTAATGATGCGTGAGAATGGCATCAGCGTATTGCCGGTCGTCGAGGCAGGCAACCGCCTGATCGGCATCATCACCGAAAAGGATATCTTCTCTGCCTTCATCGATGTGCTGGGCTACTACACACCGGGCGTCCGCGTTGTCGTAAATATACATGAAGACAAAAAAGGCGTTCTTGAAGACCTGACGGATATCTTCTCCGATGAGAACATCAACATCCAACAGATCGCGACTTACCGCAAAATGGGCTATGTCCAGGTCGTCATCCAGTTGGAAAGCAAAGACATCGACGGCATCCGTGCCAGACTCGAAGAACACGGCTACGAAATCGGATCAATCATCTACAAACCAGAACGAGTATAG
- a CDS encoding D-alanyl-D-alanine carboxypeptidase family protein, with protein sequence MQTNKKHSQTPERYAQRLRFFAGLLLAMLFFTGCTTDDDEPSNSQQDSTTSNHSEEAQSSSQASVDEAGSKVIVTPAASSTDWNLVLVNKENQLAEEIAMEIYLTESGYPIDSRIQEPYLQLLEAGKAAGMDFTMISGYRSIEQQQANYDVNYQNYLAAGLSEAEARAKTEEYIALPNASEHTTGLAVDITATALANQEGNSGLFPDLENYPEGLWLKENAPKFGFVLRYPKAKEAITGINFEPWHFRYVGIENAVYMTENNLTLEEYVAILKQNETIGNSEQ encoded by the coding sequence ATGCAAACGAATAAAAAACACTCCCAAACGCCTGAGAGGTACGCACAAAGGCTGCGTTTCTTTGCGGGACTCTTGCTGGCGATGCTCTTTTTCACAGGATGCACAACCGATGACGATGAACCATCAAACAGTCAGCAGGATTCGACAACAAGCAATCATTCAGAAGAAGCGCAATCCTCTTCCCAAGCTTCAGTTGACGAAGCCGGGTCCAAAGTGATCGTGACACCTGCAGCTTCCTCAACTGATTGGAATCTGGTTTTGGTGAACAAGGAAAATCAGCTTGCTGAAGAAATCGCAATGGAGATCTACCTGACCGAGAGCGGCTATCCGATCGACAGCAGGATACAGGAACCTTATTTACAACTGCTGGAAGCAGGGAAAGCTGCCGGAATGGATTTCACGATGATTTCAGGTTACCGCTCCATCGAGCAACAGCAGGCAAACTATGACGTCAACTATCAGAATTATCTGGCTGCAGGTTTGTCTGAAGCAGAGGCACGCGCGAAAACAGAAGAATATATCGCTTTGCCTAATGCCAGTGAACACACAACCGGACTCGCCGTGGATATCACAGCGACAGCGTTAGCCAACCAAGAAGGCAATTCAGGCTTATTCCCGGATCTGGAGAATTATCCTGAGGGGCTTTGGCTGAAAGAAAATGCACCCAAATTCGGTTTTGTCTTGCGCTATCCAAAAGCGAAGGAAGCCATCACCGGCATCAATTTTGAACCCTGGCATTTTCGGTATGTGGGTATAGAGAACGCTGTTTACATGACCGAAAACAACCTGACTTTGGAAGAATACGTAGCAATCCTGAAGCAAAATGAAACGATTGGGAACAGTGAACAATAG
- a CDS encoding glycoside hydrolase family 73 protein translates to MARKRKRTRKQPQSASAKAVKILFFLLISFMASLSLIGDFSPIIPDIPEYGNNQGTDFIGNIAPAAQQMQATYGVHASISIAQAILESDWGESELSAVYNNLYGMKGDDPGNTVLLTTNEYYNGQWVTIQANFRVYGNWAESVHDHALLFVNGTTWDPNQYAPVLQANTYQEAAQALQDCGYATDPDYAAKLIAVIEQNALYEYDN, encoded by the coding sequence ATGGCACGAAAGAGAAAGCGGACTCGAAAACAACCGCAATCAGCATCCGCTAAGGCCGTCAAGATTTTATTTTTCTTATTGATCAGTTTTATGGCAAGTCTGTCGCTGATCGGCGATTTTTCTCCAATCATTCCGGATATCCCGGAGTATGGCAATAATCAGGGAACTGACTTCATCGGCAATATCGCCCCTGCAGCGCAACAGATGCAAGCGACTTACGGCGTCCATGCCAGCATCAGCATCGCACAAGCGATCCTTGAATCGGATTGGGGAGAGAGCGAACTTTCCGCTGTCTACAATAATCTGTACGGCATGAAGGGTGATGACCCGGGGAATACGGTCCTCTTGACTACCAATGAATACTACAACGGCCAGTGGGTCACCATCCAAGCAAACTTCAGGGTCTACGGCAACTGGGCAGAATCGGTCCATGACCATGCACTGTTGTTCGTGAACGGTACCACTTGGGATCCGAATCAATACGCTCCGGTTCTGCAGGCAAACACTTATCAAGAAGCGGCCCAAGCTCTCCAAGATTGCGGTTATGCGACCGATCCGGATTATGCCGCCAAATTGATAGCGGTCATCGAACAGAATGCACTTTATGAGTATGATAATTGA
- a CDS encoding 5-(carboxyamino)imidazole ribonucleotide synthase yields MPNQILPGKTIGIIGGGHVARMIALEAKKMGYQIGILDADPACPAGQIADWQITKKYTDFDALTDLAAKSDVLTFESEAVDTMLLTQINPYISIPQDPDSLSITQDRLIEKAFLESLNINVTPYATITAIEDMEEAVKSIGFPCVLKPIRVEAATPVQHLFYSEEDFGRASALLKKGTCILEAWIPFEMELAITVAQDANNVFTSFPVTETVYREQKLVKTITPARVGGNIQKELEHIGKLAAKAMNLTGILTIETFMTSSGSLYVNRLVVRPHHSCNYSLDGCSISQYEILVRCICGLPIPEIQLYDTSVTFNIMEEKLDEALILLLTKPDWHFHFYGKKEHRAKRKMGHVTLLGDSPDILINELEENGLLESIE; encoded by the coding sequence ATGCCGAATCAAATTTTACCCGGGAAAACAATCGGTATTATTGGCGGAGGACATGTCGCCCGTATGATTGCTTTGGAAGCCAAAAAAATGGGCTACCAAATAGGCATCTTGGACGCCGATCCTGCCTGTCCGGCTGGGCAAATAGCTGATTGGCAGATAACCAAGAAATATACGGACTTCGATGCGCTGACAGACCTCGCAGCTAAATCGGACGTCCTGACTTTTGAATCCGAGGCCGTGGATACGATGTTGCTGACACAAATCAATCCTTATATCAGCATACCGCAGGATCCGGACAGCCTTTCCATCACCCAAGACCGGTTGATAGAAAAAGCGTTTCTGGAATCCTTGAACATCAACGTAACGCCTTACGCGACGATAACTGCAATCGAAGACATGGAAGAGGCGGTCAAAAGCATAGGCTTCCCGTGTGTGCTGAAGCCGATCCGCGTCGAAGCGGCCACGCCGGTGCAGCATCTTTTTTACAGTGAAGAGGATTTTGGCAGGGCATCAGCCTTGCTTAAAAAGGGAACGTGCATTTTGGAGGCTTGGATCCCCTTCGAGATGGAGTTGGCCATCACAGTCGCACAGGATGCGAACAACGTGTTCACATCATTCCCAGTCACCGAAACGGTCTATCGGGAGCAGAAACTTGTGAAGACAATCACGCCAGCACGCGTAGGCGGAAACATCCAGAAAGAGCTTGAACATATAGGCAAGCTGGCTGCGAAGGCAATGAATCTGACCGGCATTTTGACGATCGAGACATTTATGACTTCATCGGGCTCCCTCTATGTGAACCGATTGGTCGTCAGACCACACCATTCGTGCAATTATTCGCTGGATGGCTGCAGCATCTCGCAATATGAAATCCTGGTCCGCTGCATCTGTGGGTTGCCCATTCCGGAAATCCAATTGTACGATACAAGCGTGACGTTCAACATCATGGAGGAAAAACTTGACGAAGCACTGATTTTGCTGCTGACCAAACCAGATTGGCATTTCCATTTTTACGGAAAAAAAGAACATCGTGCGAAACGAAAAATGGGACACGTCACATTATTGGGTGACAGCCCGGATATCCTCATCAACGAACTGGAAGAAAACGGCTTGTTAGAATCTATAGAGTAA
- a CDS encoding GntR family transcriptional regulator codes for MEDRLFNKAYDYIKDKIDSSCWPPGTKITEQLISEALFMSRTPIRTALLLLEEEGMVKSIPYKGYIVAEKNISNEGLLERLELIAGLIMNYLQYLKENDITLDHKEFEKLLEKQVEYLNYRDATGYFNNEYRLFETFIAKSDNQFMKKVIMTTARDIHGTYSDNSDLIDEARYQNEAKLLALYQEVSICIRDKDYDKMGEYLIFFFDTLKDSNDILAQ; via the coding sequence ATGGAGGATAGACTATTCAATAAAGCATACGACTACATAAAAGACAAAATCGATAGCAGTTGCTGGCCTCCGGGAACCAAAATAACCGAACAACTTATTTCGGAAGCCTTGTTCATGAGCCGGACACCGATCCGCACAGCGCTGCTTTTGCTGGAGGAAGAGGGGATGGTGAAATCCATTCCCTACAAAGGCTATATCGTGGCTGAGAAGAATATCTCAAACGAGGGTCTGTTGGAACGCCTGGAACTGATTGCAGGTCTCATCATGAATTACCTGCAATATCTGAAGGAAAATGACATAACCCTGGATCATAAGGAATTTGAAAAACTTCTGGAAAAACAAGTGGAGTATCTAAATTACCGTGATGCGACGGGTTACTTCAATAATGAATACCGACTCTTTGAGACATTCATTGCCAAAAGCGACAACCAGTTCATGAAGAAAGTGATCATGACGACAGCCCGCGATATCCACGGAACCTATTCCGACAACAGTGATTTGATCGATGAAGCGCGCTATCAAAACGAAGCTAAATTGCTCGCCTTGTATCAGGAAGTAAGCATCTGTATACGCGATAAGGATTACGACAAGATGGGCGAATACCTCATCTTCTTCTTCGATACGTTGAAAGACTCAAACGACATCCTAGCCCAGTAA
- the pcrA gene encoding DNA helicase PcrA: MAIVQQKHDLIKGMNPRQAEAVLATEGPLLIMAGAGSGKTRVLTHRMAYLLEEKSVNPWNILAITFTNKAAKEMKERVIRLVGTVGNDMWVSTFHSMCVRILRRESEQLGYARSFTICDQSETETLMKRIIREKNLDAKKFDHRMILGRISQAKNELQTPKEFGDLAGGYIDNIVYECYKDYQKALENSQSMDFDDLIMLTVKLFQEYPETLSYYQNKFHYIHVDEYQDTNYAQYQLVQLLANKFKNICVVGDADQSIYGWRGADMENILNFEKDYPDAKVVLLEQNYRSTKKILRAANDVIQNNVNRKEKELWTDNPDGENIVYYRGQSEHDEARYVISKMQQEVRENKRQYGDFAVLYRTNAQSRVIEENLLKSNIPYKMVGGRKFYDRKEIKDILAYLRLIVNPSDDLSFGRIVNVPKRGIGDASVEKLREFANMHDLTLLQAAHDVAMSSVSGKAAKELKKFATIMDNLHKMQEFLPITELVQELLSQTTYLEALEMEKTLESEARIENINEFLSVTQEFDKMNPEDFDLTSFLTDLALVSDLDQIEEEPQSEVTLMTMHAAKGLEFPIVFIIGMEDGIFPSSRSFMDEDQMEEERRLAYVGITRAEQRLFLTNAYSRMLYGRTMSNPASRFLDELDGSVLDREDSSGSTSSMYSSKPASSGGRWKTASDTRQEKAFSQPFSAGPREKTTQSVKQTGSSGAASLGWAVGDKASHKKWGTGIVVQTSGEGDGLTLDIAFKDIGIKRLLASFAPIEKA; encoded by the coding sequence ATGGCAATTGTGCAACAAAAACACGATCTCATAAAAGGAATGAACCCAAGGCAAGCAGAAGCCGTTTTGGCGACGGAAGGGCCACTATTGATCATGGCGGGGGCAGGCAGCGGCAAAACGCGTGTGCTGACCCATCGCATGGCCTATCTACTGGAAGAAAAATCAGTAAACCCTTGGAACATCTTAGCCATCACCTTTACGAATAAAGCGGCAAAAGAAATGAAAGAGCGGGTCATCCGCTTGGTCGGAACAGTCGGCAACGACATGTGGGTATCCACTTTCCACTCCATGTGCGTACGGATCCTAAGAAGAGAGAGCGAACAGCTCGGCTATGCGCGCTCCTTCACGATCTGCGACCAGAGCGAAACCGAAACATTGATGAAACGCATCATCCGCGAAAAGAATCTGGATGCCAAAAAATTCGATCATCGTATGATTTTGGGACGGATCAGCCAAGCGAAAAACGAACTGCAGACACCGAAGGAATTCGGCGATCTGGCCGGCGGATACATCGATAATATCGTCTACGAATGCTACAAAGATTACCAAAAAGCGCTCGAAAACAGCCAATCAATGGATTTTGACGACCTGATCATGCTGACGGTCAAACTGTTCCAGGAATATCCAGAAACGTTGTCCTACTACCAAAATAAATTCCATTACATCCATGTGGACGAATACCAGGATACCAACTACGCCCAATACCAATTGGTGCAGCTGTTGGCCAACAAATTCAAAAACATCTGCGTCGTCGGCGATGCGGACCAAAGCATCTACGGTTGGCGCGGTGCTGACATGGAGAACATCCTCAACTTCGAAAAGGATTATCCGGATGCAAAAGTGGTCTTGCTGGAGCAGAACTATCGCTCCACCAAAAAAATCTTGCGTGCAGCCAATGATGTGATCCAAAACAACGTCAATCGGAAAGAAAAAGAGTTGTGGACTGATAATCCGGACGGCGAGAATATCGTTTACTACCGGGGCCAATCCGAACATGACGAAGCGCGCTACGTCATCTCGAAGATGCAACAGGAAGTCCGCGAAAACAAACGCCAGTACGGCGATTTCGCAGTGCTCTACCGGACGAACGCCCAGTCGCGTGTCATCGAGGAGAATCTCCTGAAGTCGAATATCCCTTACAAGATGGTTGGCGGACGCAAGTTCTACGACCGCAAAGAGATCAAAGACATCTTGGCTTATCTGCGCTTGATCGTGAATCCGTCCGATGATTTGAGCTTCGGCCGGATTGTGAATGTGCCGAAACGCGGCATCGGTGACGCGAGTGTCGAAAAACTGCGTGAATTCGCCAATATGCATGACCTGACCTTATTGCAGGCTGCCCATGATGTGGCAATGTCCAGCGTATCCGGAAAAGCTGCGAAGGAATTGAAGAAATTCGCGACTATTATGGATAATCTGCATAAAATGCAGGAATTCCTGCCGATCACAGAATTGGTCCAGGAGTTGCTTTCCCAGACGACTTATCTGGAAGCCCTCGAAATGGAGAAGACGCTGGAGTCGGAAGCCCGGATCGAAAACATCAACGAATTCCTGTCGGTAACCCAGGAGTTCGATAAAATGAATCCAGAAGACTTTGATCTGACCTCCTTCCTGACCGATTTGGCGCTGGTTTCCGATTTGGATCAGATCGAGGAAGAACCGCAGAGCGAAGTGACGCTGATGACGATGCACGCAGCCAAAGGATTGGAATTCCCGATCGTCTTCATCATCGGGATGGAAGACGGCATTTTCCCATCGTCCCGCTCCTTCATGGATGAGGACCAGATGGAGGAAGAACGGCGCCTGGCCTATGTCGGCATCACACGGGCGGAGCAAAGACTGTTCCTGACGAATGCCTATTCCCGCATGCTTTATGGACGTACGATGTCCAATCCGGCATCGCGCTTCCTTGATGAATTGGACGGTTCCGTTCTGGACCGCGAGGACAGCTCAGGATCCACGTCAAGTATGTATTCTTCAAAACCGGCAAGCTCGGGAGGCCGCTGGAAAACAGCAAGCGATACCCGCCAGGAGAAAGCCTTCAGTCAGCCGTTTTCGGCCGGACCGCGTGAAAAAACGACGCAGTCCGTCAAGCAAACCGGAAGCAGCGGTGCGGCCAGCCTTGGTTGGGCTGTCGGGGACAAAGCCAGCCATAAGAAATGGGGAACAGGCATTGTCGTTCAGACGAGCGGAGAAGGCGACGGTTTGACGTTGGATATCGCCTTCAAAGACATCGGCATCAAACGTTTATTGGCATCCTTTGCACCGATCGAAAAAGCATAA